A genomic stretch from Deltaproteobacteria bacterium includes:
- a CDS encoding class I SAM-dependent methyltransferase yields MPHLRMYSELAHWWPLLSPPAHYVEEAAYFRALLRRHRPRPRTLLELGCGGGSLASNLKRDFALTLTDVSPQMLAVCRAENPECEVLEGDMRTLRLAREFDAVLVHDAIMYATTEADLRATIATAALHCRAGGLVLLAPDCTRESFGQHTADEDAGASHADGGTDHGGEDAPDGRGLRYLEWCWDSDPSDTTYQVAYAFTLRERDGSVRTELDVQTQGLFSEATWLALMRECGLEARTVSDPWRGKIFAGVRRAAT; encoded by the coding sequence ATGCCCCACCTCCGCATGTACTCCGAGCTCGCGCACTGGTGGCCGCTGCTCTCGCCGCCCGCGCACTACGTCGAGGAAGCCGCGTACTTCCGCGCGCTGCTCCGGCGCCACCGCCCGCGGCCGCGCACGCTGCTCGAGCTCGGCTGCGGCGGCGGCAGCCTCGCGTCGAATCTGAAGCGCGACTTCGCGCTCACGCTCACGGACGTGTCGCCGCAGATGCTCGCGGTGTGTCGCGCGGAGAATCCCGAGTGCGAGGTGCTGGAGGGCGACATGCGCACGCTGCGCCTCGCGCGCGAGTTCGACGCGGTGCTCGTGCACGACGCGATCATGTACGCGACCACGGAGGCCGACCTGCGCGCCACGATCGCGACCGCCGCGCTGCACTGCCGCGCAGGCGGGCTCGTGCTGCTCGCGCCGGACTGCACGCGCGAGAGCTTCGGGCAGCACACCGCGGACGAGGACGCGGGCGCTTCGCACGCGGATGGCGGCACGGATCACGGCGGAGAGGACGCGCCTGACGGCCGCGGGCTTCGATACCTCGAGTGGTGCTGGGATTCGGATCCGAGCGACACGACTTATCAGGTCGCGTACGCGTTCACGCTGCGCGAGCGCGACGGCAGCGTGCGCACGGAGCTCGACGTGCAGACGCAGGGCCTCTTCTCCGAGGCGACCTGGCTCGCGCTGATGCGCGAGTGCGGGCTCGAGGCGCGCACCGTCTCGGACCCGTGGCGCGGCAAGATCTTCGCGGGGGTTCGTCGCGCCGCGACGTGA
- a CDS encoding amidohydrolase, with amino-acid sequence MALSIIDVDAHISEPHDLWTRRAPASLKDRVPRVVKNGDKRAWIVDGDIELSHASPSSVIRKDGAKSRGPEFFAWQIEDVHQASWDMKARVGVLDQLGLYAQILYPNVAGFGSQNFMKVKDDALRLACARIYNEAMAEIQASCSGRIFPMALMPWWNIAQCVEEVGRAKSLGMKGIVMCSDPDSIGLPDLGSPEWLPFWEACDDAELPVNFHIGASETSFNMFGRASWPSMGQRRRLALGSSALFIENSRVISNLLYSGLFDRCKKLKIVSVESGIGWIPFVLESLDYEWSETGSNGEQALEMKPSDYFKRHIYGCFWFEKTAPTKLIDQVGEDNVLFETDFPHPTCLYPDVQQHIAEISAGWSETRKRKILQDNAAALYKIALPS; translated from the coding sequence ATGGCCCTCTCGATCATCGACGTCGACGCTCACATCAGCGAGCCGCACGACCTCTGGACGCGCCGCGCGCCCGCATCGCTGAAGGATCGCGTGCCGCGCGTGGTGAAGAATGGCGACAAGCGCGCGTGGATCGTCGACGGCGACATCGAGCTGTCGCACGCGTCGCCGTCGAGCGTGATCCGCAAGGACGGCGCGAAGTCGCGCGGGCCGGAGTTCTTCGCCTGGCAGATCGAGGACGTGCACCAAGCGTCCTGGGACATGAAGGCGCGCGTCGGCGTCCTCGATCAGCTCGGGCTGTACGCGCAGATCCTCTACCCCAACGTCGCAGGCTTCGGCAGCCAGAACTTCATGAAGGTGAAGGACGACGCGCTGCGGCTCGCGTGTGCGCGCATCTACAACGAGGCGATGGCGGAGATTCAGGCGAGCTGCAGCGGCCGCATCTTCCCCATGGCGCTGATGCCGTGGTGGAACATCGCGCAGTGCGTCGAGGAGGTCGGGCGCGCGAAGTCACTCGGGATGAAAGGCATCGTGATGTGCAGCGATCCCGACTCGATCGGCCTGCCCGACCTCGGATCGCCGGAGTGGCTCCCGTTCTGGGAAGCGTGCGACGACGCCGAGCTGCCCGTGAACTTCCACATCGGCGCGAGCGAGACCTCGTTCAACATGTTCGGCCGCGCGTCGTGGCCGTCGATGGGGCAGCGGCGCCGCCTCGCGCTCGGCTCGTCGGCGCTGTTCATCGAGAACTCGCGGGTGATCTCGAATCTGCTCTACAGCGGCCTGTTTGATCGCTGCAAGAAGCTGAAGATCGTGTCCGTCGAGAGCGGGATCGGCTGGATCCCGTTCGTGCTCGAATCGCTCGACTACGAGTGGTCCGAAACGGGCTCGAACGGCGAGCAGGCGCTCGAGATGAAGCCGTCGGACTACTTCAAGCGCCACATCTACGGATGCTTCTGGTTCGAGAAGACCGCACCGACGAAGCTGATCGATCAAGTCGGCGAAGACAACGTGCTGTTCGAGACCGACTTCCCGCACCCGACGTGCCTGTATCCCGACGTGCAGCAGCACATCGCGGAGATCAGCGCGGGCTGGAGCGAGACGCGCAAGCGCAAGATCCTGCAGGACAACGCCGCGGCGCTGTACAAGATCGCGCTGCCGAGCTGA
- a CDS encoding CoA transferase, which produces MSNELPLSGMRVLEVGGGVAAAFATRFLAGYGADVIRSEGAAGALTGDEEAALLAGKRRIAVSDAQLRALALEADAVVEDGRPGALAARGLDPHALRAAKPALVITSLTAFGQHGPYAEYEATNLVAHAAGGIHSLTGIKTRPPLQSGANQAWKLLGLNGFGATLTAHYGALLQGEGDWLDLSAQECAAGMLELYGPRSGVDGVPSPRLGNRTNAIWGLYPAKDGYAGVCALHRQVPALYALIGDPELQQPKYMDPMERIKDDKDLGDKVRDWFAPHTKAELVELGAKHKVPIGAVMTPLDLLGNASLNERAFFDEVDTPAGRARVPGRMFLGIDWRAGKLSAPAADTDAVLRDWLGGAR; this is translated from the coding sequence ATGAGCAACGAACTCCCCCTCTCCGGCATGCGCGTGCTCGAGGTCGGCGGCGGCGTCGCGGCCGCGTTCGCAACCCGCTTCCTCGCGGGCTACGGCGCGGACGTGATTCGCAGCGAAGGCGCTGCGGGAGCCCTGACAGGTGACGAGGAAGCCGCGCTGCTCGCCGGCAAGCGGCGCATCGCGGTCAGCGACGCGCAGCTGCGCGCGCTCGCGCTCGAGGCGGACGCGGTCGTTGAAGACGGGCGGCCTGGCGCGCTCGCGGCGCGCGGCCTCGATCCGCACGCCCTGCGCGCCGCGAAGCCCGCGCTCGTGATCACCTCGCTCACCGCGTTCGGGCAGCACGGGCCGTATGCCGAGTACGAGGCGACGAATCTCGTCGCGCACGCGGCGGGCGGCATCCACTCGCTCACGGGGATCAAGACGCGCCCGCCGCTGCAGAGCGGCGCCAACCAGGCGTGGAAGCTGCTCGGCCTGAACGGCTTCGGCGCCACGCTCACGGCTCATTACGGTGCGCTGCTGCAAGGCGAGGGCGACTGGCTCGACCTCAGCGCGCAGGAGTGCGCCGCCGGCATGCTCGAGCTGTACGGCCCGCGCAGCGGCGTCGACGGCGTGCCCTCGCCGCGACTCGGCAATCGCACCAACGCGATCTGGGGCCTCTATCCCGCGAAGGACGGCTACGCGGGCGTGTGCGCGCTCCACCGCCAAGTGCCGGCGCTCTATGCGCTGATCGGCGACCCCGAGCTGCAGCAGCCGAAGTACATGGACCCGATGGAGCGCATCAAGGACGACAAGGACCTCGGCGACAAGGTGCGCGACTGGTTCGCGCCGCACACGAAGGCGGAGCTCGTCGAGCTCGGCGCGAAGCACAAAGTGCCGATCGGCGCCGTGATGACGCCGCTCGACTTGTTGGGGAACGCCTCGCTGAACGAGCGCGCGTTCTTCGACGAAGTCGACACGCCTGCGGGACGCGCGCGCGTGCCGGGCCGCATGTTCCTCGGCATCGACTGGCGCGCGGGCAAGCTCTCCGCGCCCGCCGCCGACACCGATGCGGTGCTCCGAGATTGGCTGGGAGGCGCGCGATGA
- a CDS encoding CoA transferase: MKRLPLEGVRIADLTMMWAGPYATRVLAEMGAEVVKIESPRAWDNVRTLLPIDHPTPWNASWYFNDYARDKKSLTLDLAQPRGRELFLRFIAKCDVVIENYRAEVMDKLGVGYEVLRAAKPDIVLVSMAGFGKTGPERDLVGFGPIVEMMAGMSSTSGYGDDGVPYKTGISYGDPVGGLAAVSAVVLALIQRRRTKRGAWIDLAQRETMSQMLGEKFAEASLRGEQPTHHGNRHPVWAPQGVYPVAGDDQWLAISVRDDGEWRALAGAIGASELAGLTLAERRARHDELDARISAWSRGVDPQSAMESLQAQRIPAARVLNSHDIHWDPHLLARESWSFLPHPLMQPWPQPKSAWRLEEAKPEPRRHAPLFGEHNREILCGLLGVSEAEFAELEAAQVIGDAPIGAKVG, translated from the coding sequence ATGAAGCGGCTTCCGCTCGAGGGCGTACGCATCGCCGATCTCACGATGATGTGGGCGGGCCCGTACGCAACCCGCGTGCTCGCGGAGATGGGCGCGGAGGTGGTGAAGATCGAGTCGCCGCGCGCGTGGGACAACGTGCGCACGCTGCTGCCGATCGATCACCCGACGCCGTGGAACGCGAGCTGGTACTTCAACGACTACGCGCGCGACAAGAAGTCGCTGACGCTCGACCTCGCGCAGCCGCGGGGCCGCGAGCTGTTCCTGCGCTTCATCGCGAAGTGCGACGTCGTGATCGAGAACTACCGCGCCGAGGTGATGGACAAGCTCGGCGTCGGCTACGAGGTGCTGCGCGCCGCGAAGCCCGACATCGTGCTCGTGTCGATGGCGGGCTTCGGGAAGACAGGCCCCGAGCGCGACCTCGTCGGCTTCGGCCCGATCGTCGAGATGATGGCGGGCATGAGCTCGACGAGCGGCTACGGCGACGACGGCGTCCCGTACAAGACGGGCATCTCTTACGGCGATCCCGTCGGCGGCCTCGCGGCCGTGAGCGCCGTGGTGCTCGCGCTGATTCAGCGCAGGCGCACGAAGCGCGGCGCGTGGATCGACCTCGCGCAGCGCGAGACGATGTCGCAGATGCTGGGCGAGAAGTTCGCGGAGGCTTCGCTGCGCGGCGAGCAGCCGACTCATCATGGGAACCGCCACCCCGTGTGGGCGCCGCAGGGCGTCTATCCCGTCGCGGGCGACGACCAGTGGCTCGCGATCTCCGTGCGCGACGACGGCGAGTGGCGCGCGCTTGCGGGCGCGATCGGCGCGAGCGAGCTCGCGGGCCTCACGCTCGCGGAGCGCCGCGCGCGTCACGACGAGCTCGACGCGCGCATCAGCGCGTGGTCGCGCGGGGTGGACCCGCAGAGCGCGATGGAATCTCTGCAAGCGCAGCGAATCCCCGCCGCGCGCGTGCTCAACTCGCACGACATCCACTGGGATCCGCACCTGCTCGCGCGCGAGTCGTGGAGCTTCCTCCCGCATCCGCTGATGCAGCCGTGGCCGCAGCCGAAGTCCGCATGGCGGCTCGAAGAAGCGAAGCCCGAGCCGCGCCGCCACGCGCCGCTGTTCGGCGAGCACAACCGCGAGATCCTGTGCGGATTGTTAGGGGTGAGCGAAGCGGAGTTCGCGGAGCTGGAGGCAGCGCAGGTGATCGGGGATGCGCCGATTGGGGCGAAGGTGGGGTGA